Proteins found in one Bacillus subtilis subsp. subtilis str. 168 genomic segment:
- the aroK gene encoding shikimate kinase (Evidence 2a: Function from experimental evidences in other organisms; PubMedId: 170268, 7612934, 27339308; Product type e: enzyme), protein MNAKRAIPVRERNIVLIGFMGVGKTTIGQLVAKKLYRDFIDIDQQIEKDFNMSIPEIFEKKGEDFFRKTEKEYILDICHHKRFKIVSLGGGSFKQEEIRNCCLENCLVLHLDLSWENWKQRADLLIESRPVLHNRSMDEMEQLFNERKVIYDKHNSKVATDNLSPEEVADYIVETLKIGWDLYQPM, encoded by the coding sequence ATGAACGCTAAACGAGCCATCCCAGTAAGAGAAAGAAATATCGTCCTGATCGGATTCATGGGTGTAGGAAAAACAACAATCGGCCAATTGGTCGCTAAAAAATTATATAGAGATTTTATTGATATTGACCAGCAGATCGAAAAGGATTTCAATATGTCAATTCCTGAGATATTTGAGAAAAAGGGAGAAGACTTTTTCCGGAAAACGGAGAAGGAATATATTTTAGACATCTGCCATCATAAACGATTCAAAATCGTATCTCTGGGCGGGGGATCTTTTAAACAAGAAGAAATCAGAAATTGCTGTCTGGAAAACTGTCTCGTGCTTCATCTGGACCTGTCATGGGAGAACTGGAAGCAGCGCGCGGATTTATTGATCGAAAGCCGCCCTGTACTGCATAACCGTTCAATGGATGAAATGGAACAGCTGTTTAACGAAAGAAAAGTCATTTATGACAAGCACAATTCAAAAGTGGCAACAGACAACCTTTCCCCGGAAGAGGTTGCCGATTACATTGTTGAGACATTAAAAATTGGCTGGGATCTTTATCAGCCGATGTAA